Proteins from one Flavobacterium sp. N2038 genomic window:
- a CDS encoding TonB-dependent receptor, whose product MITKKKALIIVILITFLSFGQKKITLSGTISDFATKETLTGVGISIPALRINALTYVNGFYSIEIPKGEYQVEINYANYQPLEKTISVTANTKLNFLLKRIEQPEPEQLQEIIITANPAKANTRSPEMSVNKLTVSTIKKMPVVMGEVDVLKSILLLPGVTNAGEGASGFNVRGGGADQNLILLDEAIIFNSSHVFGFFSVFNADVLKDLKLYKGGVPARFGGRASSVLEVQQKDGNNQNINIDGGIGLIASRLLVEGPIVKSKGSFLIGGRSSYAHLFLKLSEEDKNKTAYFYDLNAKVTYKLDENDHLYISGYYGRDLFSINESFTNSYGNTTANFRWSHRFSDHLSSNLSLVYSNYFYGLDLDLVGFKWITGIQNYSLKYDFKNYVSDNYKLNYGLSGIYYLFNPGTLRPLNAESPINADQLDKKYAFEPALYLDAETKLSEKFTFSYGLRYSMFYRLGASTVNLYNDNNPLLYNSALQIYQKATPIATEYYAKNKLIYSYDNFEPRFSLGYQLNENQALKVSYNRMVQYLQLISNTSSPSPLDIWMPSDQYIKPQLADQIALGYFKNFNNGAYSLEVETYLKKIRNRLDYIDGANLLANNAIEQVILNGKMRSYGLEILFKKNLGKLNGWVSYTLSKSQQQTPGRTPQETGINNGQWYSSVYDKLHDLSITSSYNLNKKWSFGMNFALQSGQPVTYPNAQYDYLGIKIPSYGLRNENRLPAYHHLDISATLVPKQSRERSWKGEWVFSIYNLYNRHNAASINFRQNVDTGYNEAVKTYMFGIVPSVSYNFKFPSKKPNSTL is encoded by the coding sequence ATGATTACCAAAAAAAAGGCTTTAATTATTGTAATTCTTATTACTTTTTTATCATTTGGCCAAAAAAAAATTACCCTGAGTGGTACTATATCAGATTTCGCAACAAAAGAAACATTAACAGGGGTCGGTATTTCTATTCCCGCCCTCAGAATAAATGCTTTAACTTATGTTAATGGCTTTTATTCGATAGAAATTCCAAAAGGAGAATATCAGGTTGAAATCAATTATGCAAATTATCAGCCATTAGAAAAAACCATTTCCGTAACGGCAAATACAAAGCTCAATTTTTTACTAAAAAGAATAGAGCAACCTGAACCAGAGCAACTTCAGGAAATAATTATTACCGCAAATCCGGCAAAAGCCAATACGCGTTCGCCTGAAATGAGTGTCAATAAACTTACAGTCTCAACCATAAAAAAAATGCCTGTTGTAATGGGTGAAGTCGATGTATTGAAATCCATTTTATTGCTTCCCGGTGTTACAAATGCAGGCGAAGGAGCATCCGGTTTTAACGTTCGTGGCGGCGGAGCAGATCAAAATCTGATTTTGCTTGACGAAGCTATAATTTTTAATTCATCGCACGTATTTGGTTTTTTCTCTGTATTTAATGCCGATGTGCTAAAGGATTTAAAATTATACAAAGGTGGAGTTCCTGCACGATTTGGCGGCAGGGCATCTTCTGTATTAGAAGTTCAGCAAAAAGATGGTAATAACCAGAATATAAACATAGACGGAGGAATAGGATTAATTGCAAGCCGCCTTTTGGTTGAAGGCCCAATTGTAAAAAGCAAAGGATCGTTCCTCATTGGCGGAAGAAGTTCTTATGCCCATTTGTTTTTAAAACTTTCTGAGGAAGACAAAAACAAAACTGCTTATTTCTATGATCTAAATGCCAAAGTAACCTACAAACTCGATGAAAATGATCACTTATACATTTCAGGCTATTATGGCCGCGATCTGTTTAGTATAAACGAAAGTTTTACCAATAGTTATGGTAATACAACAGCCAATTTTCGCTGGAGCCATAGATTTTCAGACCACTTATCTTCAAACTTATCTCTGGTATACAGCAATTATTTTTACGGTCTTGATCTGGATTTAGTGGGTTTTAAATGGATCACAGGAATCCAGAATTATAGCCTTAAATATGATTTTAAAAATTATGTTTCGGATAATTATAAACTGAATTATGGTTTAAGTGGAATTTACTATCTATTCAATCCAGGAACGCTAAGACCTCTAAATGCCGAATCTCCAATTAATGCTGATCAATTAGACAAAAAATACGCATTTGAACCCGCCTTATACCTTGATGCAGAAACTAAACTTAGTGAAAAATTTACCTTTTCGTACGGATTGCGCTATAGTATGTTTTATCGTTTAGGTGCATCGACTGTGAATCTATATAATGACAATAATCCGCTGCTCTATAATTCGGCACTGCAAATTTATCAAAAGGCAACTCCCATAGCAACAGAGTACTATGCTAAGAATAAATTGATTTATAGTTATGATAATTTTGAACCTCGTTTTTCTTTAGGATATCAATTAAACGAAAACCAGGCCCTAAAAGTAAGTTATAACAGAATGGTGCAATACTTACAGCTAATATCAAATACATCATCCCCTTCTCCGCTTGATATCTGGATGCCCAGCGACCAATACATAAAACCGCAGCTTGCAGATCAGATTGCTTTGGGATATTTTAAAAACTTCAATAACGGAGCTTATTCGCTGGAAGTAGAAACGTATTTAAAAAAAATCAGAAACAGGCTTGATTATATTGATGGAGCAAATTTACTGGCAAACAATGCCATTGAACAAGTTATCCTGAATGGAAAAATGCGTTCTTACGGACTTGAAATTTTGTTTAAAAAAAATCTGGGAAAACTTAACGGATGGGTATCTTACACCTTATCAAAATCACAACAACAAACCCCTGGCAGAACACCACAGGAAACAGGAATTAATAACGGACAATGGTACAGCTCAGTCTATGATAAACTTCATGATTTGTCAATTACCTCAAGTTATAATCTAAATAAAAAATGGTCATTCGGGATGAATTTTGCGCTACAATCCGGACAACCGGTTACATACCCAAATGCACAATATGATTACTTAGGAATAAAAATACCAAGTTATGGTTTGCGTAACGAGAACAGATTACCGGCTTACCATCACCTGGATATTTCGGCAACATTAGTTCCTAAACAAAGCAGGGAAAGAAGCTGGAAAGGCGAATGGGTTTTTAGTATTTATAATTTGTACAACCGCCATAATGCAGCCTCTATAAATTTCAGACAAAATGTAGACACAGGATATAACGAAGCCGTAAAAACCTATATGTTCGGGATTGTTCCTTCTGTAAGTTACAATTTTAAATTCCCTTCAAAAAAACCAAACAGTACTTTATAA
- a CDS encoding DUF4249 domain-containing protein, which translates to MKKFRILFLVLSAFSFASCEEVVDVNLKTAQPQLVISAAIQWEKGTEGNRQVIKLSTTSNYFDNEIPAVSGATIYVTNSDQEIFNFIEDSDTGEYICTNFKPVLNETYTLVINNAGNTYTATETLKSVAPITKIVQNNNGSITKDKIEVKAYFIDPPDQKNYYFYSYQYSNRPTGNHSAEEDRFFQGNEFFSVSYNDELKEGDQVEIQHSGISEDYYNYLCIIISLAGESGRLPFQSPPAPVRGNILNITNSNDHPLGFFSLSETDSRKYTIQ; encoded by the coding sequence ATGAAAAAATTCCGTATATTATTTTTAGTTTTATCGGCTTTTTCTTTTGCAAGCTGTGAAGAAGTCGTTGATGTTAATTTAAAAACAGCTCAGCCACAATTGGTTATTTCGGCCGCCATTCAATGGGAAAAAGGTACGGAAGGAAACCGGCAAGTAATAAAACTCTCCACCACATCAAACTACTTTGACAATGAAATTCCGGCTGTTTCCGGCGCTACAATTTATGTAACAAACAGTGACCAGGAAATATTCAATTTTATTGAAGATTCTGATACAGGAGAATACATTTGTACTAATTTTAAACCTGTACTTAACGAAACCTATACTCTGGTAATCAACAATGCAGGCAATACTTATACCGCAACCGAAACCTTAAAATCAGTGGCTCCCATTACCAAAATTGTACAAAACAACAATGGTAGTATTACTAAGGATAAAATTGAAGTAAAAGCCTATTTTATTGATCCTCCCGATCAAAAAAATTATTATTTTTATAGTTACCAATATTCTAATAGGCCTACCGGAAATCATTCTGCAGAAGAAGATCGTTTTTTTCAGGGCAATGAATTTTTCAGCGTTTCTTATAACGACGAATTAAAAGAAGGCGATCAGGTTGAAATTCAACATAGCGGAATTTCCGAAGATTATTATAATTATCTTTGTATCATAATAAGTCTGGCTGGTGAAAGTGGACGTTTGCCATTTCAATCTCCTCCTGCACCGGTAAGAGGAAACATTCTGAATATAACAAACAGCAACGATCATCCGTTAGGTTTTTTTTCGCTAAGTGAAACCGATTCCCGAAAATATACAATTCAATAA
- a CDS encoding GyrI-like domain-containing protein, which yields MEAHIKILTEKKLIGKHILMSFMENKTFQLWSNFMPRRKEIENTIDHILYSLEVFSANHFDNFDPNDNFQKWAAVEVKNFDEIPPEMETLIIPTGIYAVFLHKGSQAEAHTTYHNIFTQWLPNSDYTVDDRPHFAVMDERYKKDDPTSEEEIWIPIKSKN from the coding sequence ATGGAAGCTCACATAAAAATCTTAACCGAGAAAAAATTAATCGGGAAACACATTTTAATGTCATTTATGGAAAATAAAACCTTTCAGTTATGGAGTAATTTTATGCCCAGACGAAAGGAAATCGAAAATACGATAGACCATATTTTATATTCCTTGGAAGTATTTTCTGCAAATCATTTTGACAATTTTGACCCAAATGATAATTTTCAAAAATGGGCTGCAGTTGAAGTTAAAAACTTTGACGAGATACCACCGGAGATGGAAACTTTAATAATCCCTACCGGAATATATGCTGTTTTCCTTCACAAAGGATCACAAGCGGAAGCGCATACCACTTATCACAATATTTTTACACAATGGCTGCCTAATTCTGACTATACGGTAGACGACAGACCGCATTTTGCCGTAATGGATGAAAGATATAAAAAAGACGATCCAACCTCTGAAGAAGAAATATGGATTCCGATAAAAAGTAAAAATTAA
- a CDS encoding DinB family protein translates to MMIETLKSLYNRDLNKLKVEIESYQNEKSLWIIDKNISNSAGNLCLHLIGNLNTYVGAELGKTGYVRDRPLEFSLKDISKSELISKIENTILVVNNVLDTLTEEDLKVIYPQIVFEKEMTTGFFLVHLSTHLAYHLGQINYHRRLLDF, encoded by the coding sequence ATCATGATCGAAACACTAAAATCACTTTACAATAGAGATCTGAACAAACTGAAGGTAGAAATTGAATCATACCAAAATGAAAAATCACTTTGGATTATCGATAAAAATATATCCAATTCGGCAGGAAATCTTTGTCTTCATTTAATTGGAAACCTCAACACTTATGTTGGTGCAGAATTAGGAAAAACAGGTTACGTTAGAGATCGTCCTTTAGAATTTTCATTAAAAGACATTTCAAAATCAGAATTAATTTCCAAAATTGAAAACACAATTCTTGTTGTAAACAATGTTCTTGATACTCTAACCGAAGAAGATTTAAAAGTTATTTATCCTCAAATCGTTTTTGAAAAAGAAATGACAACCGGATTCTTTCTGGTTCATCTCTCAACACATTTAGCCTACCATTTAGGCCAGATTAATTATCACCGCAGATTACTGGACTTCTGA
- a CDS encoding thiamine diphosphokinase, whose protein sequence is MSSHHIVRDDQEPALIIANGAACDPELLGQLLEWSPLVIVLDSAMERVVELGIKVDVLLGDFDRGFDPEIYKTSQYPIEIVHTPDQDKTDLEKALDYLIKRKIPAVNVIWATGRRADHTITNLTNIVRYRDLIKIVILDDHSKIFLLPTKFEKWYTAKTPISLIPIGVVNGIYSINLEYPLQNDTLTMGYRTGSSNSVKEDGLVTITHQNGDLLLMECFD, encoded by the coding sequence ATGTCATCACACCATATAGTTCGCGACGATCAGGAACCCGCTTTAATAATTGCAAATGGCGCGGCCTGTGATCCCGAATTATTAGGACAATTGCTTGAGTGGTCTCCACTGGTTATCGTTCTGGATTCAGCCATGGAAAGAGTTGTTGAATTAGGCATTAAGGTAGATGTCCTTTTAGGAGATTTTGATCGTGGTTTCGACCCTGAAATTTATAAAACGTCACAATATCCTATCGAAATTGTGCACACACCGGATCAGGATAAAACAGATCTTGAAAAAGCTCTGGATTACTTAATAAAAAGAAAAATCCCTGCTGTAAATGTAATCTGGGCAACCGGAAGACGTGCAGATCACACGATCACAAATCTTACGAATATTGTTCGTTACCGTGATTTAATAAAAATCGTAATTCTCGACGATCATTCCAAAATCTTTTTGCTGCCAACGAAATTTGAAAAATGGTATACCGCAAAAACTCCAATTTCCCTGATTCCAATTGGCGTTGTAAATGGTATTTATTCAATCAATTTAGAATATCCGCTTCAAAATGATACTTTAACAATGGGCTACAGAACCGGAAGCAGTAATTCTGTCAAAGAAGACGGGCTTGTAACTATTACACATCAAAACGGTGATCTGCTTTTGATGGAATGTTTTGATTAA
- a CDS encoding leucine-rich repeat domain-containing protein yields MAIEKEHIFNLDIVDIIQQYIKSKLMKHHFGDFLDRTGDYWTTIPNRERFAFIADFEIANKDEVKILTINKSQDKIYWEQIFDCPNLEELTLHDPTKEQVQAIRKLTNIKRLRITFFRTPDIEFIRDFINLEELILEYVSGFSDLTPLKKLKKLKSVHFENLRRVTDFSGLSEMESLRYIYISGTLDWNQPIENLDFLSEVPNLEILCMGFGVKIVNTTYPIFKSLVKNKKIKKLRLGRAFCSLEDYAFVEVLFGKENIVYFDNSPVELFFKNEQRIEFLGKGMRSISSENSNEKCEEITQKYEKMKIKATEYLLSYS; encoded by the coding sequence TTGGCAATTGAAAAAGAACACATATTCAATCTTGACATAGTAGATATTATACAGCAATATATTAAGTCAAAACTAATGAAACATCATTTTGGAGATTTTTTGGATAGAACAGGGGATTATTGGACAACAATTCCAAATAGAGAAAGATTTGCGTTTATTGCAGATTTTGAAATCGCAAACAAAGACGAAGTAAAAATTCTGACTATAAACAAATCCCAAGACAAAATTTATTGGGAACAAATTTTTGACTGTCCAAATCTTGAAGAATTAACACTTCATGATCCAACCAAAGAACAGGTTCAAGCAATCCGTAAGTTAACAAACATTAAAAGATTAAGAATAACTTTTTTCAGAACCCCTGACATTGAATTTATCAGGGACTTTATCAATTTAGAAGAACTAATTCTTGAATATGTTTCTGGATTTTCAGATTTAACGCCATTAAAGAAATTAAAAAAACTAAAATCCGTTCACTTTGAAAATTTAAGAAGAGTAACTGACTTTAGTGGATTATCTGAAATGGAAAGCTTAAGATATATCTATATAAGTGGAACTTTAGATTGGAATCAACCAATTGAAAATCTCGACTTTTTAAGCGAGGTTCCTAATTTGGAAATTCTTTGTATGGGCTTTGGAGTTAAAATAGTAAATACAACATACCCTATTTTCAAATCATTAGTTAAGAACAAAAAAATTAAGAAATTAAGATTAGGTAGAGCTTTTTGTAGCTTAGAAGACTACGCGTTCGTTGAAGTATTATTTGGAAAAGAAAATATTGTTTATTTTGACAATAGTCCTGTTGAACTTTTCTTTAAAAATGAGCAAAGAATTGAATTTTTAGGAAAAGGAATGCGAAGTATATCTTCAGAAAATTCAAATGAAAAATGTGAAGAAATTACTCAAAAATATGAAAAAATGAAAATAAAAGCGACAGAGTATTTATTAAGCTACTCTTAA
- the rlmF gene encoding 23S rRNA (adenine(1618)-N(6))-methyltransferase RlmF — METNNNSEKSILHPRNLHRSRYDFEKLISNCPELKAYVSINKHQIETIDFSNPLAVKTLNKALLQTYYDIQNWDIPKNYLCPPIPGRADYIHYLADLLAETNNGVIPEGNAVLGLDIGTGANLIYPILGYSIYNWSFVATDIEKKAIENCSKIIKANPKLIDAISLQQQTESRFIFKNIIIPEDRFTFTMCNPPFHASAEEANKSTSRKVSNLNPKEKRNTNPVLNFGGQNAELWCNGGEIGFVTQMIYESAKYATQCLWFTTLVSKRENLSSIYKTLKKINAVSVKTIDMAQGQKNSRIVAWTFLNEAEQKKWSI, encoded by the coding sequence ATGGAAACAAACAATAATTCTGAAAAAAGCATTTTACACCCTAGAAATCTTCATCGCTCACGTTATGATTTTGAGAAACTGATTTCAAATTGCCCGGAATTAAAAGCATATGTTTCTATAAACAAACACCAAATTGAAACCATTGATTTCAGTAATCCGCTTGCTGTAAAAACGTTGAACAAAGCTTTACTGCAAACTTATTACGATATTCAAAACTGGGATATTCCTAAAAATTATCTTTGCCCGCCAATTCCCGGCCGTGCAGATTATATACACTACCTAGCAGATTTATTAGCCGAAACCAACAATGGAGTAATCCCCGAAGGAAATGCTGTTTTAGGACTAGATATCGGAACAGGAGCAAATTTAATCTATCCGATATTAGGGTATTCCATTTACAACTGGAGTTTTGTTGCCACAGATATTGAAAAAAAAGCAATTGAAAATTGCAGTAAAATCATTAAAGCAAATCCAAAATTAATCGATGCCATCAGTTTACAACAACAAACTGAGTCGCGATTTATTTTCAAAAACATTATTATCCCCGAAGATCGTTTCACTTTTACGATGTGTAATCCTCCCTTTCACGCATCGGCAGAAGAGGCAAATAAAAGTACCTCCAGAAAAGTTTCCAATCTAAATCCAAAGGAAAAAAGAAACACAAATCCCGTTTTAAACTTCGGTGGACAAAATGCCGAATTATGGTGCAACGGTGGCGAAATTGGTTTTGTAACCCAAATGATTTACGAAAGCGCCAAATATGCTACGCAATGTTTATGGTTTACAACTTTGGTTTCAAAAAGAGAAAACCTTTCTTCGATTTATAAAACGCTGAAAAAAATCAATGCAGTTTCTGTTAAAACAATTGACATGGCGCAAGGACAAAAAAACAGCCGTATTGTAGCCTGGACATTTTTGAATGAAGCGGAACAAAAAAAATGGTCTATTTAA
- a CDS encoding uroporphyrinogen decarboxylase, whose translation MAEYIGYLASVFIVGGFLLKDLRTIRFINMFGCICFVIYGIFLKDFRDFNQWLLPVIIPNAILAFVQIYHLTVKKA comes from the coding sequence ATGGCAGAGTATATTGGTTACCTCGCATCCGTTTTTATTGTTGGAGGTTTTTTACTGAAAGATCTCAGAACAATTCGGTTTATTAATATGTTTGGCTGCATTTGCTTTGTGATTTATGGCATCTTCCTGAAAGATTTCAGAGATTTTAATCAATGGCTATTACCTGTAATTATTCCTAATGCAATTTTAGCTTTTGTACAGATTTATCACCTTACGGTAAAAAAAGCTTAA